The following are encoded in a window of bacterium genomic DNA:
- the tsaE gene encoding tRNA (adenosine(37)-N6)-threonylcarbamoyltransferase complex ATPase subunit type 1 TsaE yields MISDYISHSEKETFDYAEDFAEKIKPGDIIALFGYLGSGKTIFAKGLCKGLGVQEPVHSPTFVIVNEYEGYKNGKTLIIRHCDFYRINTEKDIAELGIEEMMDQEDYVVIAEWSERVEKKLPQSSWRVYFEKRNEQERQISIRREL; encoded by the coding sequence ATGATATCCGATTATATATCGCATTCAGAAAAAGAAACTTTTGATTATGCTGAAGATTTTGCCGAAAAAATAAAACCCGGCGATATTATAGCACTTTTCGGTTACCTTGGCAGCGGGAAAACGATATTTGCGAAAGGTCTATGTAAAGGTTTAGGTGTTCAGGAGCCCGTGCATAGCCCGACATTTGTAATAGTAAACGAATACGAAGGGTATAAAAACGGAAAAACTCTTATCATAAGACACTGTGATTTTTATCGCATAAATACAGAAAAAGATATAGCCGAATTGGGCATAGAGGAAATGATGGATCAAGAAGATTATGTAGTAATTGCTGAATGGTCTGAACGTGTTGAAAAAAAACTACCTCAATCATCGTGGCGAGTCTATTTTGAAAAGAGAAATGAACAAGAAAGGCAAATTAGTATTCGACGCGAATTATGA
- the surE gene encoding 5'/3'-nucleotidase SurE, producing MKHILLTNDDGIDANGIFALYKELKKLGDVTVVAPQIERSAVGHAITIHDPIRVLDYHRPEKFKGYAISGTPADCVKIGVKNLVHKKPDLIVSGINHGSNTATNVLYSGTVSAATEGIIMGIPSIASSMIAFDHKTDLTFAAEITAKIARMVLDKGLPSDTLLNINIPPGPRTSIRGIAVTRQGRGRYEEEFEQRTDLSGRAYYWLTGKKMILDHEDDVDDVVVLKNKVSVTPIQIDLTAHKFLDELKTWNIEI from the coding sequence ATGAAACACATACTTCTGACTAATGATGACGGAATAGATGCTAATGGTATTTTTGCGTTATATAAAGAATTAAAAAAATTAGGGGATGTAACTGTCGTCGCACCTCAGATAGAACGTAGCGCTGTCGGCCATGCCATCACGATACACGATCCTATTCGTGTGCTTGACTATCACCGGCCAGAAAAATTCAAAGGATACGCAATTTCCGGAACTCCTGCCGACTGTGTGAAAATCGGTGTAAAAAACTTAGTTCATAAAAAACCAGATTTGATAGTTTCAGGTATTAATCACGGATCAAATACCGCAACTAATGTGCTATATTCCGGTACTGTTTCCGCCGCTACGGAAGGTATTATCATGGGCATACCTTCTATTGCTTCATCTATGATTGCTTTCGATCATAAAACGGATCTTACATTTGCCGCAGAAATTACGGCAAAAATAGCGCGTATGGTTTTGGATAAAGGGTTGCCTTCGGATACACTACTAAATATAAATATTCCTCCCGGTCCTCGTACGTCCATAAGAGGGATCGCGGTGACGCGGCAGGGTCGCGGGCGATATGAAGAAGAGTTTGAGCAAAGAACAGACTTAAGCGGTCGTGCGTACTATTGGTTGACCGGAAAAAAAATGATATTGGATCATGAAGATGATGTTGACGATGTAGTTGTCTTAAAAAACAAAGTTTCCGTGACCCCAATCCAAATAGACCTTACGGCACATAAGTTTTTGGATGAATTAAAAACGTGGAATATTGAAATTTAA
- a CDS encoding thiolase family protein, with protein MKEVFILSAVRTPIGKYGGVFSSIKAKELGIIAAAESIKKAGLTQDSVDEAIFGCARQAGIGPNISRQIAVGVGIPSQKTAYTINKACGSGLKSVINAYTSIVLGDNDVVLAGGVESMSNIPYLLTQARWGYRMGNSEILDANHTDGYFCPMADKLMGATVEDLALKYNITRDEQDVFALQSQLKAESAIKTGKFNNEIIPVKVATKKGDQIITTDEHPRIGATIEDFKKLKPVFKKDGTITAGSSSGVTDGASALIIAGKEFVQNNNLKPLARIIGYASAGVNPSEMGIAPVPAVQKLLKKTNLRLQDIDLIELNEAFAAQAIACDRELHFEKDKVNVHGGAIALGHPTGCTGARITTTLVHSLHDRKAKLGIATLCISGGLGLALLIEKV; from the coding sequence GTGAAAGAAGTTTTTATTCTTAGTGCTGTCCGAACTCCTATTGGAAAATACGGCGGTGTGTTTTCTTCTATCAAAGCAAAAGAACTTGGAATAATCGCCGCAGCAGAATCAATAAAGAAAGCAGGATTAACTCAAGACTCTGTAGATGAAGCTATATTTGGATGCGCGCGACAAGCCGGTATCGGACCCAACATCTCAAGACAAATTGCTGTCGGTGTTGGTATTCCATCACAAAAGACTGCATATACGATTAATAAAGCTTGTGGCTCAGGGCTCAAATCCGTTATCAACGCCTATACCTCCATAGTTCTCGGTGACAACGATGTCGTACTTGCCGGAGGTGTAGAGAGCATGAGTAATATTCCATATTTACTTACCCAAGCACGTTGGGGATATCGTATGGGTAATAGTGAAATTTTGGATGCTAATCATACGGATGGATATTTTTGTCCGATGGCTGACAAACTCATGGGCGCTACAGTCGAAGACCTGGCTCTAAAATATAATATTACTCGCGATGAACAGGATGTTTTTGCATTACAATCCCAATTGAAAGCAGAGAGTGCTATCAAAACCGGTAAATTTAATAATGAAATCATTCCTGTAAAAGTGGCTACCAAAAAAGGTGATCAGATCATAACGACAGATGAGCATCCACGGATTGGCGCCACTATTGAAGATTTCAAAAAATTAAAACCGGTTTTTAAAAAAGATGGTACGATCACCGCCGGCTCTTCATCCGGAGTTACGGATGGCGCATCAGCCTTGATAATAGCTGGAAAAGAATTTGTACAAAATAATAATCTGAAACCCCTTGCTCGTATTATCGGTTATGCATCAGCAGGCGTTAATCCTTCTGAAATGGGTATTGCGCCGGTACCCGCTGTACAAAAACTTCTAAAAAAAACAAACTTACGGCTTCAAGATATAGACCTAATTGAACTCAACGAAGCTTTTGCTGCTCAAGCGATTGCTTGTGATCGTGAATTACATTTTGAAAAAGATAAAGTGAATGTACATGGAGGGGCCATTGCTTTGGGGCACCCGACGGGTTGTACGGGAGCTCGTATTACAACAACACTAGTTCATTCGCTTCATGATCGTAAAGCAAAATTGGGAATTGCGACCTTATGTATTAGCGGAGGCTTAGGGTTAGCGTTATTGATTGAAAAGGTATAA
- the tsaB gene encoding tRNA (adenosine(37)-N6)-threonylcarbamoyltransferase complex dimerization subunit type 1 TsaB, producing MKLLVLDASTSICGVALVEGNESEIKLISSIHLNINNAHSERMMLLVEYVMQQSSISSKDIQAIAVTIGPGSFTGLRIGLSVAKGLAFSFKVPLVTVPTLEAIALPWIDHYRRIWVALTSRKKEYYIAFFEDHNVLIKGQVWKFDELENNLLQGDLLLTDDPISFGELSGIHTSNSQDGLPNVFSVGKIGLTKAIAGIYADLDNVVPDYFQGFRGAS from the coding sequence ATGAAATTATTAGTATTAGATGCATCAACATCAATATGCGGCGTTGCGCTAGTAGAAGGTAACGAATCAGAGATTAAACTTATCTCAAGTATTCATCTCAATATCAATAACGCACATTCAGAGCGGATGATGTTACTTGTAGAATACGTAATGCAACAAAGTTCGATTAGTTCAAAAGATATTCAAGCCATTGCCGTCACAATAGGTCCGGGATCATTTACAGGCTTAAGGATCGGTTTATCTGTAGCAAAAGGATTAGCTTTTTCTTTTAAAGTACCGTTGGTAACCGTACCTACACTTGAAGCCATCGCGCTGCCGTGGATAGATCATTATCGGCGTATATGGGTTGCTCTGACTTCGAGAAAAAAAGAATATTATATCGCATTTTTTGAAGACCATAATGTTTTGATAAAGGGACAAGTATGGAAGTTTGATGAGCTCGAAAATAATTTGCTCCAAGGGGATTTACTTCTAACTGATGATCCAATATCATTTGGTGAATTATCAGGTATTCATACTTCTAATTCTCAAGACGGTTTACCTAATGTGTTTTCCGTCGGTAAAATCGGCTTAACTAAAGCTATAGCGGGTATATATGCTGATTTGGATAATGTGGTTCCGGATTATTTTCAAGGATTTCGCGGAGCTTCATGA
- the rimI gene encoding ribosomal protein S18-alanine N-acetyltransferase has product MRKMTNDDLDTVMRIEGASFDSPWTRSNFADELKNTDIALPLVLEQNKLIIGFIVLWIILDECHLANIAVTPDYRGRGLGKLMMQNIISIARQNKCVKVMLEVRKSNTTAIALYQKFLFEKVGVRKNYYHDGFMNTEDALLMDLNLI; this is encoded by the coding sequence TTGCGCAAGATGACAAACGATGACCTTGATACGGTCATGCGAATTGAAGGCGCATCATTTGACAGCCCGTGGACGCGAAGTAATTTTGCAGATGAATTAAAAAATACCGATATTGCATTGCCGTTGGTTTTGGAACAAAACAAATTGATAATCGGTTTCATTGTTCTTTGGATAATATTGGATGAGTGCCATCTGGCTAATATCGCTGTTACACCGGATTATAGAGGCCGCGGGTTGGGTAAACTTATGATGCAAAACATCATCTCTATCGCGCGTCAAAACAAATGTGTGAAGGTTATGTTAGAGGTCAGGAAGTCCAATACGACGGCGATCGCATTGTATCAAAAATTTCTATTTGAAAAAGTAGGTGTTAGAAAAAACTATTATCATGATGGTTTTATGAATACAGAAGACGCCTTATTGATGGATCTTAATCTTATTTAG
- a CDS encoding acetyl-CoA carboxylase carboxyltransferase subunit beta, translating into MNWFQRKKDGVNESTEKRELPNVWRKCDKCGEVQYKKDVEKNYFMCVKCGYHFRVFARTYIEIMLDENSFVETESNMISVDPFQFVDTKKYSDRIQAMIKKTKIKDAIRTGYGTIEGRPVMVAIMDFGFIGGSMGSVVGEKISRAIDQAYKNKLPMIIVSASGGARMMEGALSLMQMAKTSAKLALLHEKGIPYISLLTDPTTGGVTASFAMLGDVIIAEPGALIGFAGPRVVKEATGKDLPDGFQTAEFLVEHGFVDLIVPRNELKKTLSRLFKFFEPNTDTQFKPTKS; encoded by the coding sequence ATGAACTGGTTTCAAAGAAAAAAAGACGGTGTTAATGAAAGCACAGAAAAGCGTGAGTTGCCGAATGTGTGGAGAAAATGCGATAAGTGCGGCGAAGTTCAGTATAAAAAAGACGTGGAAAAAAATTATTTTATGTGCGTAAAATGCGGTTATCATTTTCGCGTATTTGCACGCACGTATATTGAAATTATGTTAGACGAAAACTCCTTTGTCGAAACAGAATCTAATATGATTTCAGTTGATCCATTTCAGTTCGTCGATACCAAAAAGTACAGCGATCGCATCCAGGCGATGATTAAGAAAACGAAGATAAAAGACGCCATAAGAACGGGTTATGGTACCATCGAAGGTCGTCCTGTAATGGTGGCAATCATGGATTTTGGTTTTATCGGCGGGAGCATGGGGTCTGTTGTTGGTGAGAAGATATCGAGAGCCATTGATCAAGCATACAAAAACAAGCTCCCGATGATTATCGTTTCAGCTTCCGGCGGAGCACGTATGATGGAAGGAGCTCTTTCGCTTATGCAAATGGCGAAAACATCAGCGAAGCTTGCCTTACTCCATGAAAAAGGTATTCCATATATTTCATTGCTTACAGATCCTACGACCGGCGGAGTCACGGCTAGTTTTGCAATGCTGGGTGATGTTATCATAGCTGAACCTGGAGCTTTGATTGGTTTTGCCGGTCCTCGTGTGGTCAAAGAAGCAACTGGAAAAGATCTTCCGGATGGATTTCAAACAGCCGAGTTTTTAGTTGAGCACGGATTTGTAGATTTGATAGTACCAAGAAATGAACTTAAAAAAACGCTCTCGAGGTTGTTTAAATTTTTTGAGCCGAATACGGACACCCAATTCAAACCAACCAAAAGCTGA
- the pgl gene encoding 6-phosphogluconolactonase — MKTHTTVFTSADELAEKTAEKIISIGHQAISMHGHFSWSLAGGKTPKMVYEVLAKKHKESIDWKKVHLFWGDERDVISTHPDSNFGMAKNALMDPIGFPDANIHRIGTEEDCMLAAQQAEDDIKDFFGLSDGGFPKFDLILLGLGEDGHTASLFPGTDGITETKFLVMDNFVKKLGRHRVTFTFPTINHASNVLFLVSGKSKSSIIKQVLQGTTEDILPAQMVRPAGELYWYLDKEAASELQ; from the coding sequence ATGAAAACACACACTACGGTTTTTACTTCTGCGGATGAATTGGCAGAAAAAACGGCTGAAAAAATAATATCCATAGGTCATCAAGCCATATCCATGCATGGACATTTTTCATGGTCTTTAGCTGGTGGCAAAACACCCAAAATGGTTTATGAAGTTTTGGCAAAAAAACACAAGGAATCTATAGATTGGAAAAAAGTACATCTCTTTTGGGGTGACGAGCGCGATGTTATTTCTACACATCCCGATAGCAACTTTGGAATGGCAAAAAATGCATTGATGGACCCAATAGGGTTTCCTGATGCCAATATTCATCGTATTGGTACAGAAGAAGACTGCATGTTAGCCGCACAGCAAGCTGAAGATGACATTAAAGATTTTTTTGGGCTGTCGGATGGAGGTTTTCCAAAATTTGATCTGATACTTCTTGGCCTTGGAGAAGACGGTCATACCGCGTCGCTTTTTCCAGGAACGGATGGAATTACCGAAACAAAGTTTCTTGTAATGGATAATTTTGTAAAAAAATTAGGGCGACATAGAGTAACTTTTACATTTCCTACCATCAATCATGCTTCGAATGTTTTGTTTCTTGTTTCGGGTAAATCAAAATCATCTATTATTAAACAAGTACTTCAAGGGACTACAGAAGATATACTGCCGGCTCAAATGGTAAGACCCGCCGGTGAACTCTATTGGTATCTTGATAAAGAAGCCGCATCCGAATTGCAATGA
- a CDS encoding DUF2911 domain-containing protein, producing MKKTLRYLAFSLILSGLVFSQDNKKPSPPAKSEQKVGSEKISINYSQPSVKGRKIWGELVPFGLTKNRDGKMIPWRAGANENTTFTVSKDVKIEGQTLKAGTYGLHMIPGESEFVVIFNKNSTAWGSYSYDQNEDALRVTVKKETAKFQEVLTYGFESVTDKSCTVYLHWELVKIPFKIEF from the coding sequence ATGAAAAAAACACTTCGTTATCTTGCGTTTAGTCTAATACTATCGGGTTTGGTATTTTCTCAAGATAATAAAAAACCGAGTCCTCCGGCCAAATCAGAGCAAAAAGTAGGTTCAGAAAAAATATCAATTAATTATAGCCAACCTTCTGTGAAAGGCAGGAAAATATGGGGAGAGCTTGTTCCGTTTGGTTTGACAAAAAATCGTGACGGCAAGATGATACCCTGGCGTGCCGGAGCGAATGAGAATACGACTTTCACTGTAAGCAAAGACGTTAAAATCGAAGGCCAAACTCTGAAAGCCGGAACGTATGGTTTGCATATGATACCAGGGGAATCAGAGTTCGTTGTTATTTTTAACAAAAACTCAACAGCTTGGGGAAGTTATTCCTATGATCAAAATGAAGATGCTTTACGGGTAACGGTTAAAAAAGAAACTGCAAAATTTCAAGAAGTTCTAACGTATGGTTTTGAGAGTGTAACCGATAAATCATGTACGGTTTATTTGCATTGGGAATTGGTAAAGATACCGTTTAAAATAGAATTTTGA